A stretch of DNA from Candidatus Dechloromonas phosphoritropha:
CATCGGATCGAAGAGTATTTACAGCAGATTTTGGACTTGACTGGCGAAACATTGACAGGCTACTCCCGCAGGCGATTTCTTCGGGGCATTCTTAGCCATTCCCACGAAAGAATCGACAGCATGGCACAACGCGTAGAACATCACCCTCTGGATGCCGCTTTTGCGGCGCTGCTAAACAACGGTCTGGATGGCGCCGGCGAAGCCCTGCGTATCCTAGTCAACGAGGCCAGCCGGATCGAGCGCAACCTTTTTCTCAATGCCCAACCCCATGAACGTACCGTCGAGCGCACTGATTACGCCAACGGCTTCAAGCCCAAAACGATGATGACCCGCGTCGGCGAACTGACCTTTGACGTCCCTCAGGTGCGCGGCGGTGGCTTCTATCCCAGCGCCTTGGAGAAAGGGTCGCGTACCGAGCAGGCGCTCAATATCGCCTTGGCCGAAATGTATGTACAGGGGGTTTCCACACGCAAGGTGATCACCGTCCTGCAAGCCTTGCTTGGGCCAGCGGTGTCGATTTCGTCGACGCAGGTGAGTCGCGCTGCCGAACAACTGGATGCGGGTTTGGCCGTCTGGCGTGAGCGACCGCTCGATGAGCCCTCGATCGCCTGACGCAAGAGGCGCTCCGCTTCGCTTTTATCCGGCGCATTGAAGATCGCCCGAATCCGCTGCGCCACGGGTTTGCGCTGATCGAGACGTGTGACATACGACTGCGCGTTCTGTTGCAGGTGGAACTGGCAACGTTGCCAAGGCACGCTGGGCAGGGTCGCGCGGCGAGCCGCATTGAGTCCGGCATGTGCATCGGCGATGATCATCTTGACGCCCTTGAGTCCTCGCCGCACCAGGCTATCCAGGAAAGCCCGCCAATGCACCTCTGCCTCGGACAAGGCAACAGAAACCCCGAGCACCCGGCGATGACCGCTGTGCGTGATGCCCACCGCCACCAGCACGGCACAATCGACTAGTTGGCCACCCTCGCGCACCCGCTCATAGCGCGCATCGAGAAAGACATAAGGCGGCTGGCGGACCGAGGCGCCCAAACTTGCCCAGTGGGGCGAGGAAAATCTGCCAGAGGGCTTCGCTGTCTTTAATTGGCCAGTGGCCCAACGCGTCCGGTTGCGCACGACCAACGGCCTCGAACGCATTAACCGCGAGATCAAACGCCGTACCCGGGTGGCTTCCATCTTCCCCAACACCGCTTCCTGCCTCCGCCTCGTCTCAGCGCTCCTCGCCGAATGCGATGAGGACTGGATGACCGGGAAAATCTATCTCAACCTCAAAGACTGAGCCCATCCCAATGGAATCGCCTGAGAACTTTTACAGAAAAAAAGTTGCGCTGCCATTCGTCAGGTGACACTGACTGGTCAGCTACGGGTGGGTGATGACGTCCTTGCTTGATACCTCGTTGGATCCGGCCACAGACTTTTCGGCGCTTTATCACAGTTGTTGGCGTATCGGAGAGGCGTTCAAGCGTATCAAGCACCGGCTCAATCTGGAGCACACGTCCGGGCTGACTTGGCTGGCCGCCTGCCAGGACGGTGGGTGACAATCTCAACGCCTTGGCCTCCTGTTTGGCTGCCGAGGAGAGGCTGGCCGGCAATTCACAATGGCGAGTGAATCGGACACTGGCCTTCAATACCGTACGCCGACTCTTGGCTCGGGTCCTGGCAGGGGTGCAGAAAATCACCACCTGGGTCACAACGGAAATCTTCTCGGAAATCGTCAAAAACCTCCAGAAATTCATCCCTGATCGATGCCGACCTCGTCCAAATCAGCGGAAACCTCACTTGTCTCATGCATATAAACCTGCCGTATGACCTCGTGTTAAGTTGCGAGGATTGAGGTGTCATGGCTGGGAATACCGTATTCAAGCGTCAGATGCTGGCGTAGCCAAGCTTCCTTCTCATTCGCCCAGGCTTCGATCTCGACGAAGGTATTCGCCCCTGAGAGCACAGCACAGACGGCAATTGTCAGCAATTCCACCCGCTTGTGTTCGACCTTCTTCATCTGTCGCGGATCACCCACACCAACTCAGATATCCAACAGCCGAACCGTGTTTCCTGTCGCTATGGAAAAACTCCAAAAAGCCAGGAAACTACACAAATCAAGGGGCTGTGAACATAGATGGTCGCCCCTCGTTTGCCAAGCCTTCAGTCCGTGACGTTCAACAGGTGGAGATTGCAGCCATAGATCCGGACTTTGATCGAGGCCACAGCCTCTGTCCCTGATGGAATATGCAGATCGGTCGCTCAACAGCCTCCAGTACCCGAAGTACGAAGTTCACAGCAGCATTCACCGATCCCGGTCTGACCTGTCTCGCCATCACGTCATGATTGCCTGTGCAATTGGTGGTTCTCCTTGAAGTTTGCTGCCGTTGTATTGCTACCTTGCAGGGTTATCCACGGGGCCGATAGCCGAAGGTCCTTTTAGACCGTAGGGCAGCGGCACGGTGG
This window harbors:
- a CDS encoding transposase, with the translated sequence MAQRVEHHPLDAAFAALLNNGLDGAGEALRILVNEASRIERNLFLNAQPHERTVERTDYANGFKPKTMMTRVGELTFDVPQVRGGGFYPSALEKGSRTEQALNIALAEMYVQGVSTRKVITVLQALLGPAVSISSTQVSRAAEQLDAGLAVWRERPLDEPSIA
- a CDS encoding transposase family protein produces the protein MKKVEHKRVELLTIAVCAVLSGANTFVEIEAWANEKEAWLRQHLTLEYGIPSHDTSILAT
- a CDS encoding transposase, whose amino-acid sequence is MPEGFAVFNWPVAQRVRLRTTNGLERINREIKRRTRVASIFPNTASCLRLVSALLAECDEDWMTGKIYLNLKD